A genomic segment from Lignipirellula cremea encodes:
- a CDS encoding type II secretion system F family protein gives MLLKLMGMVIFWLLGAAGLALLWKRMRTAEASRQRLFETETSPARVRGTGGVQDLSPLGRWLYLAGFRSPSASAVFVAITLSAAGCGAGAALFLFLSGLQTTIAQGVEAIPGGVGQIFLPVTMLMPWLVAIMLGLAPWLYVRSARRNRVQRVEQDLPLALELLATLSEAGLGFDAALSRIMGTRLSDRPLADELQSFQADLLAGRPRVEALRRFSQRLNISTVSIFVSALAQAEQIGMGVSGVLRRQADDMRSRRRERANGFAAALPVKRMLPLVVCFLPGLFVWTLGPFFVQLFKIADTFVQVRSF, from the coding sequence ATGTTGCTCAAATTGATGGGCATGGTGATATTTTGGCTGTTGGGGGCGGCCGGCCTGGCGTTGCTGTGGAAACGGATGCGCACCGCAGAGGCCAGTCGGCAGCGCCTGTTTGAGACGGAGACTTCCCCGGCCCGGGTCCGCGGAACAGGCGGCGTGCAGGATCTGAGCCCCTTGGGCCGGTGGCTCTATCTGGCGGGTTTTCGCTCCCCCAGCGCTTCGGCCGTGTTCGTGGCGATCACGCTGTCGGCCGCGGGCTGCGGCGCGGGGGCGGCTTTGTTCCTCTTCCTGTCGGGATTGCAAACGACCATCGCCCAGGGCGTGGAAGCGATCCCGGGCGGCGTGGGACAAATCTTCCTGCCCGTGACGATGCTCATGCCTTGGCTGGTCGCGATCATGCTGGGGCTGGCTCCCTGGCTTTATGTCCGATCCGCCCGCCGCAACCGGGTGCAAAGGGTGGAACAGGACTTGCCGTTGGCGCTAGAACTGCTGGCCACGCTGAGTGAAGCTGGGCTTGGATTTGACGCCGCCCTGTCTCGCATCATGGGCACCCGACTTTCCGACCGGCCTTTGGCCGATGAGCTTCAATCCTTTCAAGCCGACCTGCTCGCCGGCCGCCCTCGCGTGGAAGCTTTAAGAAGGTTTTCCCAGCGACTGAATATTTCGACCGTGAGCATTTTTGTTTCGGCCTTGGCCCAGGCCGAGCAGATCGGCATGGGCGTCTCCGGCGTCCTGCGTCGCCAGGCGGACGACATGCGGAGCCGCCGCCGTGAACGAGCCAACGGCTTCGCGGCGGCCTTGCCCGTGAAACGGATGCTGCCTTTGGTGGTCTGTTTTCTGCCTGGTCTGTTTGTCTGGACGCTGGGCCCGTTTTTCGTACAGCTCTTCAAGATTGCGGACACGTTCGTTCAGGTGCGGAGTTTCTAA
- a CDS encoding DUF192 domain-containing protein: protein MTGPHQMIDADTGAVLVPRLQLATTFWQRFRGLQFRQALAADEGLLIIPCSSLHTHWMRFAIDVVMLDQGDNVLKLHENLRPWRILTAAPGTHSVLEVTTGCLRNFHPGQRVSVVDKETKQPGPHFPAKP from the coding sequence ATGACCGGTCCGCACCAGATGATTGACGCCGACACCGGCGCCGTGCTCGTTCCCCGACTGCAGCTGGCCACGACCTTCTGGCAGCGCTTCCGCGGTCTGCAGTTCCGTCAGGCGTTAGCCGCGGACGAAGGTCTCCTGATCATTCCCTGCAGCTCGCTCCATACGCACTGGATGCGGTTCGCGATCGACGTCGTCATGCTGGATCAAGGCGACAACGTCCTGAAACTGCATGAGAACCTTCGCCCTTGGCGCATCCTGACGGCCGCACCTGGCACGCATTCCGTTCTGGAAGTTACGACCGGCTGTTTGCGAAACTTCCACCCCGGGCAGAGAGTCTCCGTCGTCGACAAGGAGACGAAACAACCCGGACCGCACTTCCCAGCTAAACCGTGA
- a CDS encoding permease gives MESLLWGAALRFFQALVQATPTILVGLVVAGVFRRLLGHAGTRRFFGDNTWRSLPQAWLVGMLLPVCSLGVIPVVREMRRAGVSGGAILAFGLTAPLFNPISVLYGLTLADPLVILTFSFCSLVIVTVVGIAWDRLFPHTAQPEPEPPRVAYGVRRMLSIAVFGARELAGPTSGYIGAGLLGVALLSLLLPAGYLQTAAEHDDPWAPLFMTAVAIPAYAAPMTAMVQLASMFQHGNSVGAAFTLLVLGAGANLGLVAWMVGAYGVRRTGIWFALLTGIVVGLAYGVDGPLYPHGVEPAGHTHAFDIYCAPFAPSTPQVMQKTFRILQEKIAPHETVAMIVLTALILAGIGLARCDRQHRVEAWLEQRPADSPRLDVVLPGPVLGGVALLSLIAFSVLGCYIYYPSPAEVFEEMQIVNAEVVSSASSKDWDTALYWIPIYDDWTRKLQVSMFLRGESLTPYRRAKALVLREKLELLEHAVEDQEIEPARRLGLAVNRAYRRMRDACAP, from the coding sequence ATGGAAAGCTTACTTTGGGGTGCGGCACTGCGCTTTTTCCAGGCGCTTGTGCAAGCGACGCCGACGATTCTCGTCGGACTGGTGGTGGCGGGAGTGTTTCGCCGCTTGCTGGGCCACGCGGGAACGCGAAGATTTTTTGGCGATAACACCTGGCGATCGCTGCCGCAGGCCTGGCTGGTCGGAATGTTGTTGCCCGTTTGCTCGCTGGGGGTGATTCCCGTGGTGCGCGAGATGCGGCGCGCCGGCGTGTCGGGCGGCGCGATTCTGGCGTTTGGTCTGACGGCGCCGTTGTTCAATCCGATCTCGGTGCTGTACGGACTCACGCTGGCGGATCCTCTTGTTATTCTGACCTTCTCATTCTGTTCGTTAGTCATCGTGACGGTGGTCGGCATTGCCTGGGACAGGCTGTTTCCCCATACGGCGCAACCCGAACCGGAACCGCCGCGGGTTGCGTATGGCGTGCGGCGGATGCTATCGATCGCCGTGTTTGGAGCGCGAGAACTTGCGGGCCCGACCAGCGGCTACATCGGGGCGGGTCTCCTGGGCGTGGCGCTGCTCAGCTTGCTGTTGCCGGCCGGCTATCTGCAAACGGCGGCGGAGCACGACGACCCGTGGGCTCCGCTGTTTATGACGGCGGTGGCGATTCCCGCTTACGCCGCACCGATGACGGCGATGGTCCAGCTGGCTTCCATGTTCCAGCACGGCAATTCGGTGGGGGCCGCGTTTACGCTGCTGGTCCTGGGAGCGGGGGCCAATCTGGGGCTGGTCGCCTGGATGGTGGGCGCCTATGGAGTACGTCGCACGGGGATCTGGTTCGCACTGCTGACGGGCATTGTCGTGGGACTGGCCTATGGGGTGGATGGTCCGCTTTATCCTCACGGCGTCGAGCCCGCCGGGCATACGCACGCCTTTGACATTTACTGCGCGCCGTTTGCCCCCTCTACTCCCCAGGTGATGCAGAAGACGTTCCGCATCCTGCAGGAAAAAATCGCGCCGCATGAAACGGTCGCGATGATCGTTCTAACGGCCTTAATCCTGGCTGGTATCGGACTCGCTCGCTGCGATCGCCAGCATCGGGTCGAAGCCTGGCTTGAACAGCGGCCGGCCGACAGTCCGCGGCTGGATGTCGTGCTGCCGGGACCCGTGCTGGGCGGGGTCGCCTTGCTCAGTCTGATCGCGTTCAGTGTGCTGGGGTGTTACATCTATTACCCGTCGCCTGCCGAGGTCTTTGAGGAGATGCAGATTGTTAACGCTGAAGTCGTTTCGTCGGCGTCGTCGAAAGATTGGGATACGGCCTTGTACTGGATCCCGATCTACGACGATTGGACTCGCAAGCTGCAGGTCAGTATGTTTCTCCGCGGCGAATCGTTGACGCCTTATCGCCGCGCCAAAGCCTTGGTGCTGCGCGAGAAGCTCGAACTCCTTGAGCACGCCGTTGAAGATCAGGAGATCGAACCCGCCCGGCGCCTCGGCCTGGCGGTAAACCGCGCCTACCGACGGATGCGCGACGCCTGCGCCCCGTGA
- a CDS encoding AAA family ATPase: MHRTESTLASDSSACPHQPAIDGLRKALNQALIGKSDVVELVLACLLARGHLLFDDLPGLGKTTLAKAIAQAVGGHFARVQCTPDLLPTDVTGFNMFDQKTREFEFRRGPVFSDVLLADEINRATPRTQSALFEAMAERQVTIDGETYPLSNSFFVIATQNPVESHGAYPLPEAQLDRFAMKLRIGYPDRRSELQMLAANVGNSERVQPACEAVLCPRQLCRLQEHVAKVSLSEPVQEYLVDLGRVTREHKEIKLGLSPRGLILWQRVAQAQAHLRGRDFVTPDDIQDVARPVLEVRLTGDFDAAPRIVEEILGAVSVPVFR; this comes from the coding sequence ATGCATCGCACTGAATCGACCCTGGCTTCCGACTCAAGCGCATGCCCGCATCAGCCAGCGATTGACGGCTTGCGCAAGGCGCTCAATCAGGCGCTGATTGGCAAGTCGGATGTGGTGGAGCTGGTCCTGGCGTGTTTGTTGGCGCGTGGTCATTTGCTGTTTGACGACTTGCCTGGACTGGGAAAAACGACGCTGGCGAAAGCGATCGCGCAGGCGGTTGGCGGCCACTTCGCCCGCGTGCAATGTACGCCCGACCTGCTGCCGACCGATGTTACCGGTTTCAACATGTTTGATCAGAAGACACGCGAGTTTGAGTTCCGCCGCGGCCCTGTTTTTTCGGATGTGCTGCTGGCCGACGAGATCAATCGGGCTACTCCGCGTACGCAAAGTGCGCTCTTCGAAGCGATGGCTGAACGGCAAGTCACCATCGACGGGGAAACGTATCCGCTCAGCAATTCGTTCTTTGTGATTGCCACGCAGAACCCCGTTGAGAGCCACGGCGCCTATCCGCTGCCGGAAGCGCAGCTCGACCGCTTTGCGATGAAGTTACGGATCGGCTACCCCGATCGCCGCAGTGAATTGCAAATGCTGGCGGCGAATGTCGGAAACTCGGAACGTGTGCAGCCCGCCTGCGAGGCGGTGCTCTGTCCCCGGCAGCTTTGCCGGCTGCAGGAGCATGTGGCCAAGGTTTCGTTAAGCGAGCCGGTTCAGGAATACCTGGTGGATCTGGGACGGGTGACGCGTGAGCACAAGGAAATCAAGCTTGGCCTCAGCCCGCGGGGGTTGATCCTTTGGCAGCGCGTGGCCCAGGCGCAGGCGCATCTTCGCGGCCGTGATTTTGTCACGCCCGACGATATTCAGGATGTCGCTCGTCCTGTGCTGGAAGTGCGTTTGACGGGCGATTTCGACGCCGCGCCGCGCATTGTCGAGGAGATTCTGGGAGCGGTAAGCGTCCCCGTATTTCGGTAA
- a CDS encoding transglutaminase-like domain-containing protein → MTASPTDRLPHSETLLLTFLAASILAVVRIDAAWDATPILIRIACEWVAILGLRILVRRSAEVRQHGAGLATLAVGMAVVLTFLAEAGQRLLLGGGEPVEILLLTSLQLTSMVLAAFSFLPRLAGCSVLLASFLVLFTASMSTPRAAQVLVCVYGMLGLWWLMGAYWSRLEGSFLSSTVESRIPLRVSVLGATGALLAVLATVVGATGSSTRVLSGFMPTSGGNQRHDPCARSGVGDGDALVAAREEAFSFGPVESELFLESEMPSLYDLFDDTYGEPPNRKREQERSIALAPQKRNASEQRTATTQRGGREFSAVRRRVERPRQEMADRDAPAILYVVGQTPLHLALATYDHFDGRQWEPRVDWQEGTEPWLEELAGKPWIAFRRSHAAAIPGKEQTHAIKVINLKANRIPAPPQLTALHIDKVDRVDFFGWTADGMIEMSDRERIPQLTVVRVRSRGFPLALMRRPDRDFSAELPADQKARLAPYLHPGPSEAHGRLEPLAAAWVKGVPRGWLQVEAIVRTLRSEFVLAPDAMPPADCEDVVEHFLQAGKGPDYLFATTAAMLLRSLGYPTRLTTGFYAKPESYDRQAGQTVVLAEDVHVWPEVCIDGIHWVVIEPTPGYQPPRESLNGYQRLVLAWQTSQRLLREHAGLLGVIACCSAIGWWKRVAIADCLLTLLCWLAGRGSPRRRALSTLRLLEWRSWLAGRARPREATIARWHGALVPALPPTAAACLHFTLCSAERLLYASAESSSPGDLDGLQQACAVVERQVGVRYFQNLSGGESQGLLPGAFALRRPPVSSLTPSFAENRSHASH, encoded by the coding sequence ATGACAGCATCACCAACTGATCGTTTGCCACATTCCGAAACGCTCCTCCTGACGTTCCTGGCGGCCAGTATTCTGGCGGTCGTGCGGATCGATGCGGCCTGGGACGCGACGCCCATACTGATTCGGATCGCTTGCGAGTGGGTCGCCATACTAGGGCTGAGGATTCTGGTGCGACGCAGTGCGGAAGTGCGACAACATGGGGCGGGCCTGGCGACGCTGGCCGTCGGCATGGCGGTGGTTCTGACATTCCTGGCCGAGGCAGGGCAGCGACTGCTCCTCGGCGGCGGCGAGCCTGTTGAGATTCTCCTTCTGACCAGCCTGCAGTTGACGTCGATGGTGTTGGCCGCATTTTCTTTCTTGCCGCGACTCGCGGGCTGTTCGGTATTGCTGGCCAGTTTCCTTGTCCTCTTCACCGCGAGCATGAGCACTCCGCGTGCGGCCCAGGTGCTCGTTTGCGTCTACGGCATGCTGGGGCTGTGGTGGTTGATGGGAGCCTACTGGAGTCGGCTTGAGGGCTCGTTTCTGTCTTCCACCGTCGAATCGCGGATTCCCCTTCGTGTTTCAGTGCTGGGAGCGACGGGGGCGCTGCTGGCGGTGTTGGCGACGGTTGTCGGCGCGACAGGTTCGTCGACGAGGGTTCTGTCGGGCTTCATGCCGACTTCGGGAGGGAATCAGCGGCACGATCCCTGCGCCCGATCTGGCGTGGGCGATGGCGATGCGCTGGTGGCGGCCAGGGAGGAAGCGTTTAGCTTTGGCCCTGTCGAGAGTGAACTGTTTCTCGAATCCGAAATGCCTTCGTTGTACGACCTGTTCGACGACACCTACGGCGAGCCGCCAAACCGCAAGCGAGAGCAGGAAAGATCGATCGCGCTCGCTCCGCAGAAACGGAACGCGTCCGAACAACGTACCGCCACGACGCAGCGCGGCGGCCGTGAATTTTCGGCGGTGCGCCGTCGTGTCGAGCGTCCACGCCAGGAAATGGCGGATCGCGATGCTCCGGCAATACTCTACGTCGTCGGACAAACGCCCCTGCATCTTGCACTGGCGACTTACGACCATTTTGATGGTCGGCAATGGGAGCCTCGCGTCGACTGGCAGGAAGGAACCGAGCCGTGGCTGGAAGAACTTGCGGGCAAGCCTTGGATTGCGTTTCGGCGAAGCCATGCCGCCGCGATTCCTGGCAAAGAGCAGACCCATGCGATCAAGGTGATCAATCTGAAAGCCAATCGCATCCCTGCGCCGCCGCAGCTGACTGCCTTGCATATCGACAAGGTGGATCGTGTAGACTTCTTCGGATGGACTGCGGACGGCATGATCGAGATGAGCGATCGTGAGCGGATTCCGCAGCTTACCGTCGTACGGGTTCGTTCCCGCGGCTTCCCGCTGGCTCTGATGCGCCGCCCCGATCGCGACTTCTCTGCCGAACTCCCTGCCGATCAAAAGGCGCGACTCGCGCCTTACCTTCATCCTGGCCCCTCGGAAGCCCATGGCAGGCTGGAGCCGTTGGCGGCCGCATGGGTGAAGGGCGTCCCACGCGGCTGGCTGCAGGTGGAAGCGATCGTCCGCACGCTGCGCAGCGAGTTCGTCCTCGCCCCCGACGCCATGCCTCCTGCAGATTGCGAGGATGTCGTCGAACACTTCCTGCAGGCCGGCAAGGGGCCCGACTACCTGTTCGCAACCACCGCCGCCATGCTATTGCGGTCGCTGGGCTATCCCACCCGATTGACGACAGGCTTCTATGCGAAACCGGAAAGTTACGATCGGCAAGCCGGACAAACGGTCGTGCTGGCGGAAGACGTTCACGTGTGGCCCGAAGTTTGTATCGACGGCATCCACTGGGTTGTCATTGAACCGACGCCCGGTTACCAGCCGCCTCGCGAATCCTTGAACGGGTATCAACGGTTGGTCCTGGCCTGGCAGACCTCGCAGCGTCTGCTGCGGGAGCATGCGGGGCTGCTCGGCGTGATCGCTTGTTGTTCCGCCATTGGCTGGTGGAAACGCGTGGCAATCGCGGACTGCTTGCTCACGTTGTTGTGCTGGCTGGCTGGCCGAGGGAGTCCTCGTCGGCGGGCGTTGTCGACGTTGCGTCTGCTGGAATGGCGGTCGTGGCTGGCCGGCCGCGCTCGCCCTCGCGAGGCGACGATTGCGCGTTGGCACGGAGCGCTCGTCCCTGCGCTGCCGCCGACCGCCGCCGCCTGTCTGCACTTCACTCTGTGCTCCGCCGAGAGGCTGTTGTATGCATCCGCCGAGTCGTCCTCTCCTGGGGATCTTGATGGCCTGCAGCAGGCGTGCGCCGTTGTCGAGAGACAGGTCGGCGTTCGCTACTTTCAAAACCTGTCTGGCGGAGAAAGCCAGGGTTTGCTTCCTGGCGCCTTTGCTTTGCGCCGTCCCCCGGTGAGTTCGCTCACACCTTCCTTCGCCGAGAACCGCTCCCATGCATCGCACTGA
- a CDS encoding DUF58 domain-containing protein, with protein MMQRFRTGRQAALARLAVIAQYDFCPWSHRYVAWLKQPIGWIVAGAGASLLIAVCLEPQAWIIFGSLIAVMGMGVVWPWLAIYGTRAEMAFDCRRSREGESVQVRLRIENRWPWPLWGMAVEKGFSRGADAPPGEDSSAADPAQWVSAPTAALARVAGWSCSEFVFEFRPSQRGVYPHRVPELATGFPFGLWRASRQIAVERELLVWPHITPLHAMPALGGDVADVVGMLFDRPGEEGDMIGVRPFRQGDRLRSIHWGQTARRDALMVTERQAAARRLIVILVDTAAFAAQSSALETAIRAAASVAQAFHAHHAQVRFLIGDVDLLLEPRTAGWHRLLDALACFPTDGAVDKLTGSDAARRMTEVLCRDAFTLLATSTERAADWDRGAGSCGRLRFLLVGSRAAAECDERTQSVATARRREWIVLDSNAECSAPLRRQWERVCHDSITN; from the coding sequence ATGATGCAGCGATTTCGAACAGGCCGGCAGGCGGCGTTGGCGCGACTGGCGGTGATCGCCCAGTATGATTTTTGCCCCTGGTCCCATCGTTATGTGGCCTGGCTGAAGCAGCCGATCGGCTGGATAGTGGCGGGGGCCGGGGCGTCGTTGCTGATTGCGGTGTGCCTGGAGCCGCAGGCCTGGATCATCTTTGGATCGTTGATCGCCGTAATGGGGATGGGCGTCGTTTGGCCCTGGCTGGCGATCTATGGGACCCGTGCGGAAATGGCGTTCGACTGTCGGCGGAGTCGTGAAGGAGAATCGGTCCAGGTTCGCCTTCGCATTGAGAACCGCTGGCCCTGGCCGCTGTGGGGGATGGCGGTCGAGAAGGGATTTTCCCGCGGGGCGGACGCACCCCCGGGGGAAGATTCCTCCGCCGCCGATCCGGCGCAGTGGGTGAGCGCTCCCACCGCAGCCCTGGCGCGCGTGGCGGGATGGTCGTGTTCGGAATTCGTGTTTGAGTTTCGTCCCTCGCAACGGGGCGTCTATCCGCATCGCGTTCCAGAACTTGCGACCGGATTCCCATTTGGCCTCTGGAGGGCCAGTCGCCAGATCGCCGTCGAACGCGAATTGCTGGTGTGGCCGCACATCACGCCGCTGCATGCGATGCCTGCGCTGGGCGGAGACGTCGCCGACGTTGTCGGGATGTTGTTCGATCGGCCAGGGGAGGAAGGGGACATGATCGGGGTTCGTCCCTTTCGGCAGGGTGATCGCTTGCGAAGCATTCATTGGGGGCAAACGGCGCGGCGCGATGCGCTCATGGTGACCGAACGGCAAGCCGCGGCGCGGCGTTTGATCGTCATCCTGGTCGATACGGCGGCGTTCGCAGCGCAATCTTCCGCGCTCGAGACGGCGATCCGGGCCGCCGCCAGCGTGGCGCAAGCGTTTCATGCACATCACGCGCAGGTTCGCTTCCTGATTGGCGACGTCGATCTGCTGCTGGAGCCGAGGACGGCCGGTTGGCATCGCCTGCTGGATGCGTTGGCCTGCTTTCCTACGGATGGCGCCGTCGACAAGCTGACCGGATCCGACGCCGCGCGGCGCATGACCGAGGTTCTGTGTCGCGACGCATTCACTCTGCTGGCGACCTCGACGGAACGAGCAGCCGACTGGGACCGCGGGGCCGGTAGCTGCGGCCGACTCCGTTTCCTGCTGGTCGGTTCGCGTGCTGCCGCGGAGTGCGACGAGCGAACGCAAAGCGTTGCGACCGCCAGGCGGCGCGAGTGGATCGTACTCGATAGCAACGCCGAATGTTCGGCGCCCCTTCGCCGCCAATGGGAGCGAGTCTGCCATGACAGCATCACCAACTGA
- the zigA gene encoding zinc metallochaperone GTPase ZigA, whose amino-acid sequence MRDAHSPIPVTVLSGFLGAGKTTLLNHVLANRQGLRVAVIVNDMSEVNIDAALVRGGEAALLRAEEQLVEMTNGCICCTLREDLLIEVARLAREGRYDYLLIESTGISEPMPVAETFSFEDEDGRSLSEVARLDTMVTVVDAANFLNEYGTADELRDRGLELNETDGRTIVDLLTDQVEFADVLVLNKVDRISPEQSEAIQRLLRLINPQAMIVQARFGSVPLDEILNTGRFDIDRASAMVGWREQPRGQETSEIDEYGIGSFVFRARRPFHPERLWELLSGELLEGVLRSKGFCWFASRHDEAVFWSQAGCSVHLSPAGFWWAATPLDDWPADEAEREEVQRDFQQPFGDRRQELVFIGIDMHQSRIESALASCLLTNEELSLGQETWSLLEDPFPEPV is encoded by the coding sequence ATGAGAGACGCCCATTCCCCGATTCCCGTGACTGTGCTGTCCGGGTTTCTTGGCGCAGGAAAGACGACCCTGCTCAACCATGTGCTGGCGAATCGCCAGGGCTTGCGTGTGGCGGTGATCGTTAATGATATGAGCGAAGTGAACATCGATGCGGCGCTCGTCCGCGGCGGCGAGGCTGCGTTGTTGCGAGCCGAAGAGCAGCTGGTCGAAATGACCAACGGATGCATCTGCTGCACCCTGCGCGAAGACTTGCTGATTGAAGTTGCCCGGCTCGCCAGGGAAGGGCGGTACGACTACCTGTTGATTGAATCGACGGGCATCAGCGAACCGATGCCCGTGGCTGAGACGTTCTCCTTTGAAGACGAGGACGGCCGCAGTCTAAGCGAGGTGGCGCGTCTGGACACGATGGTCACGGTCGTTGACGCGGCGAACTTCCTGAATGAGTACGGCACGGCCGACGAACTGCGGGATCGCGGCCTGGAACTGAACGAAACCGACGGGCGAACGATCGTCGACCTGCTGACCGACCAGGTCGAATTCGCCGATGTGCTGGTGCTCAACAAGGTCGATCGGATCTCCCCCGAGCAGTCCGAGGCGATTCAGCGACTGCTGCGCCTGATCAACCCCCAGGCGATGATTGTGCAGGCCCGATTCGGCTCGGTTCCGCTGGACGAGATTCTGAATACGGGCCGCTTTGATATCGATCGGGCCTCGGCGATGGTCGGCTGGAGGGAGCAGCCGCGCGGCCAGGAAACGTCCGAGATCGACGAGTACGGCATCGGCAGCTTTGTGTTCCGCGCGCGGCGTCCGTTTCATCCCGAACGGCTCTGGGAGTTGTTGTCTGGGGAACTGCTGGAAGGCGTCTTGCGCAGCAAAGGGTTTTGCTGGTTCGCCAGCCGCCATGATGAAGCCGTTTTCTGGTCGCAAGCCGGCTGTTCCGTCCATTTGTCGCCAGCAGGATTCTGGTGGGCGGCGACGCCGCTGGACGACTGGCCCGCTGACGAAGCAGAACGCGAGGAAGTGCAGCGAGACTTCCAGCAACCTTTCGGCGATCGACGACAAGAACTGGTCTTCATCGGCATCGACATGCACCAGTCGCGAATCGAATCCGCGCTGGCCAGCTGTCTGCTGACGAACGAGGAACTGTCGCTCGGCCAGGAAACCTGGTCGCTGCTGGAAGATCCGTTTCCCGAACCGGTGTAG